From Watersipora subatra chromosome 2, tzWatSuba1.1, whole genome shotgun sequence, one genomic window encodes:
- the LOC137387962 gene encoding glycoprotein 3-alpha-L-fucosyltransferase A-like, which yields MYKNLVKNHQQQESEIFSTQSTTEVIKQRSTMETQTNSSEEVVRAEQMKLILSIDQSGPWLSEMLNFEDCQYSNCVFRHSLNNISYAQQADVLIFGPNYEQITLQVPAEVRQRQLWFVFSLESPAFSHNRFNKVINSFNGSMTYSPHSIPAHFPYGLMKQKADNTSEGGVDYAKNKTKGAYAYVSNCYSHQYNRLETMRHLLTYVNGDIFGSCTNQQPCPRKGDDFTCEAKVHPQYRFYLAFENSLCKDYITEKFWKTLENRGYFIPVALGGLSIEEYTDVAPPDSFIHVYNFSSIEALGKYLQHLMNDDAAYNRYHEWRHSYTVTRETNKKSVCSLCESINHPESLRAAQSHLFADEWNNQSNCKNLANRSV from the coding sequence atgtataagaaTTTAGTAAAGAACCATCAGCAGCAAGAAAGTGAAATATTCTCTACTCAGAGTACAACTGAAGTGATAAAGCAGAGGAGTACAATGGAAACACAAACAAACAGCTCTGAGGAAGTAGTGAGGGCAGAGCAGATGAAGCTAATACTGAGCATTGATCAAAGTGGGCCATGGTTGAGCGAGATGTTGAATTTTGAAGATTGTCAATATTCAAACTGTGTATTCAGACACAGTTTAAATAACATCAGTTACGCCCAGCAAGCTGATGTTCTCATCTTTGGTCCTAATTATGAGCAGATAACTCTGCAAGTTCCGGCTGAAGTACGGCAGCGACAACTCTGGTTTGTTTTCAGCCTGGAATCACCAGCCTTCTCTCACAACAGATTCAACAAAGTCATCAACTCATTTAATGGAAGCATGACCTACTCACCACATTCTATTCCTGCCCACTTTCCTTATGGCCTTATGAAACAAAAAGCTGACAATACTTCGGAGGGTGGTGTTGACTAcgctaaaaataaaactaaagggGCGTATGCTTATGTTTCTAACTGTTACTCTCATCAGTATAATAGACTAGAGACTATGAGACATCTTTTAACATATGTGAATGGAGACATATTCGGAAGCTGCACTAATCAGCAGCCTTGTCCGAGAAAAGGTGATGATTTTACATGTGAAGCAAAAGTGCACCCGCAATACAGGTTTTACTTAGCGTTTGAGAACtctttatgcaaagattacatAACAGAAAAGTTTTGGAAGACTTTAGAAAACAGAGGATATTTTATTCCTGTAGCTCTCGGTGGTTTATCAATTGAAGAGTATACTGATGTTGCACCTCCCGATTCATTTATTCACGTCTACAACTTCTCATCAATAGAGGCTTTAGGGAAATACCTCCAGCATCTGATGAATGATGACGCTGCCTATAACAGGTACCATGAGTGGCGCCACAGCTACACAGTAACCAGAGAAACCAACAAGAAGTCTGTTTGTAGTCTTTGTGAAAGTATCAATCACCCTGAGTCACTTAGAGCTGCCCAGAGTCACCTCTTTGCAGACGAGTGGAATAACCAGAGCAACTGCAAGAACTTGGCAAACAGGAGTGTGTGA
- the LOC137387961 gene encoding glycoprotein 3-alpha-L-fucosyltransferase A-like — protein sequence MYKNLVKNNQQQESEIFSTRNTTEVMKERNTMKTQSKSFARVVRPEEMKLILSIDRSGLLLTEMLNFETCQYSNCVFRHSLNNISYAQQADVLIFGPNYEQITLQVPAEVRQRQLWFVFSMESPAFSHNRFNKVINSFNGSMTYSRDSIPAHFPYGFMKQKAENTSEGIVDYAKHKTKGAYAYVSNCDSHQYNRLEVMKLLLTYVNGDIFGSCTNQQPCPRKGDDFTCEAKVHSQYRFYLAFENSLCKDYITEKFWKTLENRGYFIPVALGGLSIEEYTDVAPPDSFIHVYNFSSIEALGKYLQHLMNDDAAYNRYHEWRHSYTVTRETNKKSVCSLCESINHLESLRAAQSHLFADEWNNQSNCKNLANRSV from the coding sequence atgtataagaaCTTAGTAAAGAACAATCAACAGCAAGAAAGTGAAATATTCTCTACACGGAATACAACTGAAGTGATGAAGGAGAGGAATACAATGAAAACACAATCAAAAAGCTTTGCGAGAGTAGTGAGGCCAGAAGAGATGAAGCTAATACTGAGTATTGATCGAAGTGGATTATTGTTGACtgagatgttgaactttgaaactTGTCAATATTCAAATTGTGTATTCAGACACAGTTTAAATAACATCAGTTATGCACAGCAAGCTGATGTCCTCATCTTTGGTCCTAATTATGAGCAAATAACGCTACAAGTTCCGGCTGAAGTACGGCAGCGACAACTCTGGTTTGTTTTCAGCATGGAATCACCAGCCTTCTCTCACAACAGATTCAACAAAGTCATCAACTCATTTAATGGAAGCATGACCTACTCTCGAGATTCTATTCCGGCCCACTTTCCTTATGGTTTTATGAAACAAAAGGCTGAGAATACTTCAGAGGGTATTGTTGACTATGCTAAACATAAGACAAAAGGGGCGTATGCTTATGTCTCAAACTGTGACTCTCATCAGTATAATAGACTCGAGGTTATGAAGCTTCTTTTAACATATGTAAATGGAGACATATTCGGAAGCTGCACTAATCAGCAGCCTTGTCCGAGAAAAGGTGATGATTTTACATGTGAAGCAAAAGTGCACTCGCAATACAGGTTTTACTTAGCGTTTGAGAACtctttatgcaaagattacatAACAGAAAAGTTTTGGAAGACTTTAGAAAACAGAGGATATTTTATTCCTGTAGCTCTCGGTGGTTTATCAATTGAAGAGTATACTGATGTTGCACCTCCCGATTCATTTATTCACGTCTACAACTTCTCATCAATAGAGGCTTTAGGGAAATACCTCCAGCATCTGATGAATGATGACGCTGCCTATAACAGGTACCATGAGTGGCGCCACAGCTACACAGTAACCAGAGAAACCAACAAGAAGTCTGTTTGTAGTCTTTGTGAAAGTATCAATCACCTTGAGTCACTTAGAGCTGCCCAGAGTCACCTCTTTGCAGACGAGTGGAATAACCAGAGCAACTGCAAGAACTTGGCAAACAGGAGTGTGTGA